The genomic window CGGGCCTTGGCCTTTACCGTACCGGTGGTGGTGTCGACCACGTTGTCGAGCGTGGAGAAGGAGCCCGTGTCGAGCGTTGCCGCGCGGGTGCGGTCGAACGCGGTGACTGGCAGCGGCTCGCCCTTGGCAAGCTGGGCCTGGATGTCGGGCACGCGGTCTTGCGGCACCGAGAACTGCACGTCGATGGGGTTCATCTGCGTGATGACCGCAATGCCGGTGGTTGCGTTGGCTGTGACGGTATTGCCCGCGTCCACCGCACGCAGGCCGATGCGGCCGGCCACCGGCGCGGTGATGCGGGTGTAGTCGAGGTTCAGCTTGGCGGCGGCCTCGGCGGCCAGGTCGGTGGTGACCGTGCCTTCGAGCTGCCGGACCAGCGCGGCCTGGGTGTCCACGTCTTGCCGGGCGATGGAATCCTGCGTCAGCAGCGTGCGGTAGCGCGCCAGCGTGACGCGCGCGGCCTCGAGCTGCGCCTCGTCGCGCTGGCGCGTGCCGCGCGCCTGCATCAGCGCCTGCTCGTAGGGCCTTGGGTCGATGCGCGCGAGCAGCTGGTTCTTGGCAACGGTTTGCCCTTCGGTGAACAGCACCTCGGTGAGCACCCCGCCCACCTGCGCCCTGAGCGTGATGGTTGCGAGCGGCGTGACGGTGCCGAGCGCGTCGATGGTCACCGGCAGCTCGATCTCGCGCGCCAGCGCATTGCCGACCGTGACGGTGGCGCCGCCGAAGCCCGGCCCGCCGGCGGTGCTGGCCTTGCGGTTGATGAGGTACCAGGCGCCGCCTCCGAGCAGCAGCAACAGGAGCAGCGCAATCAGGCTGCCAAGCCAGAGCCGGCGGCGCGAAGGCGGCCGGGGCGGCGGGGACGAGGCGGGGTGTACCGGTTGAACAGCAGGCGAATCGCCGGAAGAAGGCTCGGAGGTCGGTGATTCCATGTGTGGTGTGGCAATGCGCAAGTACGGCCGCTAGTGGAGCGCTGGATCGTAGCGCTCCTGTCTTATGAACCGTAAAGCATCGGTAAAGCTTCGGAAAACCGCGCGTTTCGCGCCCGTTGGCTGCATTCCGCGCGCCCTGCCCGCATTTCGTCGCAGACCCGTGGCCCGGCCTCGGGTGCGCCGGCACAGTCCGGCCCATCGAATCATCTTTTCACCGGAGAAACGCCATGCTGCTGCAGATCATTCTTCATACCCCGAAGTGGGTCTTCGCCGTTTTTGCGCTACTCCTGTGGCTTGGCTGCAGGCAGTTGCTGACCGGCCGGGTCAGCCTGGCCAAGGTGACCGTGATGCCCATTGCCATGACCGGCCTTTCGCTGGCGGGCGTGATCTCGGCCTTCGGCGATTCACCGGGCGCCCTGCTTGGGTGGGCCGTGGCCGCCGCCGCGCTGGTGCTGCTGGTGCTTCAGCAGCCCCTGCCCGTCACCACGCGTTACGACCGGGCCGCACGCGAGTTCCACGTGGCCGGCAGCGCCGTACCGCTGGTGCTGATGATGGGCATTTTCTTCACCAAGTACGCAGTGGGCGTGTCCCTCGCCATGCACCCCGAACTGCGCCAGCAGGCCAGCTTTGCTGTCGCAATTCCGATGCTGTACGGCGCCTTCAGCGGCATTTTCGCGGGGCGCGCCGTGCGGCTCTGGAAGCTGGCCATCCGCACCGACGCCATGGCCGTGCAGGCCCGTGCGGCCTAAGATCGCCAGCCGATTCATCGACCGCCCCAGACCATCGACCCATTCGTTTATTGGAGAACCGTCATGAACACCACACAAGCCAACCCTTCCACCCGCGATGTCGAAAAACTCGCCCGCCGCCGTGCTGGCGCCAAGATGGGCTGGTACATCCATGCCTTCGTCTACGTACTGGTCAACCTCGGGCTGGTGGCCGTCTCCGCATCGCGCGGCCACACATGGGCGGTGTATCCGCTCATGGGATGGGGCCTGGGCCTGCTGATTCACGGCGCCGTCATCTGGTTCATTGCGCCCGGCGGCAGTTTTTATGACCGGCTGGTAGAGCGCGAACGGCAGGCCCTGCGCGCCGGAGAGCGCGGATGAGTGTCGGCGCGCTCCCCCGTTTTCGCGCGGAGAACATCCGCAGCATGCTCAGGCATGGGCTGATCACGGTGGCCTTCTGCTGCTTCATAGCGGCGGCGCTGGCCATCACCCAGCACGGGGACTGGGGCGCGCAGATGGTTTATTCGCTGTCGATCGGGCTGATCAGTTGGCTCTTCATCGACGTGGGCCGGCTGCTGATCAGCGGACACCGCGAGATTCTCTGGCCGACCGGGCCCTGGGGCTATCTGCTGGTCGCGGGCGGTGTGCTGGTCGGTTTTCTGGGGGGCAATGCGATTGGCGATGCGTGGACCCACCAGCCCCTGCTCAATTTCAGCAGCTTCGAGGAGCGCCGGCTCGCCACCACCATCATCATCACGCTGACGGCCACCATCTGCATGTGCTTCTTTTTCTACAGCCTGGGCCGTAGCAAGCACATGCGCAGCCAGATCGAGCTGGCGCAGCGCAACGCCACCGAGGCACGGCTCAAGCTGCTTGAAGCGCAGCTCGAACCCCACATGCTGTTCAACACGCTGGCCAACCTGCGCGTGCTGATCACGGCCGACCCACCGCGCGCCGTGGCCATGCTCGACCGCCTTAACAACTACCTGCGCATGACGCTCAGCGGCTCGCGCGCGCTCGCGCATCCGCTGTCGGCGGAGTTCGAGCGGCTGGCCGACTACCTCGAACTGATGTCGGTTCGGATGGGCGCCCGGCTGCGCTACACGCTCGATCTGCCGGAAGACTTGCGCGACACGCCGGTGCCGCCGCTGCTCTTGCAGCCGCTGGTTGAAAACAGCATTCGCCATGGGCTCGAGCCCAAGGTCGAAGGTGGCAGGATTGCCGTGACCGCACGGCAGGATGCCGGCCGGCTGGTCATCGAAGTGAGCGACACCGGCGTTGGGCTCGATGCCAACCAGCCCGCGCCATCCGGAGGCAGCGGCTTCGGGCTCGAGCAGGTTCGCGAACGGCTTGCCACCGTGTACGGCGACCAGGGCCGCATGAGCCTGGCCACCGCCCCCGCGGGTGGAACCTGCACCACGCTCAGCTTTCCGTTGCCACCACTCGCATGAACCCCACCGCACTCATTGCCGAAGACGAACCCCTGCTCGCCCACGCCCTCAAGGCCGAACTGGGCGCGGCATGGCCCGAACTGCAAGTGCTTGCCACTGCGGGCGATGGCCGAAGCGCCGTGCGCGAGGCGCTGCGGCTTCTGCCGCAGGTGCTGTTCTTCGACATTCGCATGCCCGGCCTGGACGGCCTGGGTGCCGCGGCCGAACTGGCCGACCGCTGGCCGACCGATGAAGCGCCCATGCCGCAGCTCGTCTTTGTGACCGCCTACGACGAATACGCCGCCCGCGCCTTCGAGACCCAGGCCATCGACTACGTGCTCAAGCCCGTGCAGCCCGAGCGCCTGCGCAAGACCGTGCTGCGCCTGCAGCAGGCGCTGGCCTCACAGCACCCGCATGCAAAACCGGCTGCGGCCGACGAGGCACTGGAGAGAACCCTTGCGCAGTGGCGCCAGCTGCTGGCCGCCGCCGGTGCGGGTGCCGCAAGCGGCTTGCCCTCGCAGGCCGCCAGGGCTCCGCTGAAGATGATTGCCGCCAGCGAAGCCGGTGGAAACACCGTGCGCATGGTTCCCATCGACGAGGTGCTGTACTTCGAGGCGGCCGACAAGTACATCCGCGTGCTGACTGCCACGCGCGAATATCTGATCCGCACGCCGCTCAAGCAACTGCTGGCGCAGCTCGACCCCGAAGTCTTCTGGCAGGTGCACCGCGCAGTGGTGGTGCGCAGCGCGGCAATAGGGGCGGTGCACCGCGACGAGGCCGGCAAGCTGCACCTCGACCTAAAAGGCCGGCCCGAAAAAATTCCCGTGAGCCGCCTTTACGCCCACCTCTTCCGCGCCATGTGAAATCGACAGTCAAGCGAGCATAAAAAAGCCGGCCCTTTGAGAGGAGCCGGCTTTTGACTTGCGAATCGCGCCTTGGAGGCGCTACGGCTTAACGCCAGTGGCGATGGCCGTGGCCATAGCCGCGGTAGTAGCCGCGCGGTGCGTAATACGCCGGGGGTGCGTAGTACACCGGAGCCGGTCGGTAATACACAGGCGGCGGCGGACGGTAGTACACCGGGGGCGGCGGTGCGTAATACACCGGCGCCGGAGCGGCGTAGACCGGAGCCGGGTAGTAGGCCGGAGCGCCAACGCCCACGGACACGCCTGGCAGACCCACGCCCACCGACCAGCTCACGTCGCCGCGGGCACTGGCCGAAGTGGCCGCAAACAAAGCGCCGGCTGCCACGACACCCGCGGCGGCCCATTTGAAGAAGGTTGAACGTGTGAGGCTCATGATCTTTGAACTCCTGGTTGGGGCGTTACCCGCCCATGTAGGTATTGAACGCGCCAAATGCAAAGCGGTTGCCCGCCGTAATGTGAAGAACGTTGCCAAAAGTAACCGGCAGGGGGTGCCCTCTAGAATGCCGCAATGACCTCCCCGACCGACAAAGACAGCGCGAAAACGGCCGCTGCACCGAGTAATTTCTTGCGCCACGTGATCGAAAACGACCTTGCGCAGGGTGCCTATTCTGGCCGCAAGTGGGGTGGCTCGCCCGGCGATGCCGCCCACCATGCCCAGGGCATGCCCGATCCGGCCAAGGTCCGCATGCGCTTTCCGCCCGAGCCGAACGGCTACCTGCACATCGGCCATGCCAAGAGCATCTGGCTCAACTTTGAGCTGGCCAAGGAATACGGCGGCGTGTGCCACCTGCGCTTCGACGACACCAACCCCGAGAAGGAAGAGCAGGAATACGTCGATTCCATTCGCGACGCGGTCAAGTGGCTCGGCTACGAGACCTACCTGGCCGACCGGCCCAGCGCCCCGGGCACCCTGCAGCCGCACGAGTATTTTGCGAGCGAGTACTTCGACTTCATGTACCGCGCCGCCGAATACCTGATTGGTGCCGGCCTGGCCTATGTGGACGAGCAAAGCGCCGAGGAAATCCGCGCCAACCGCGGCGACTTCAACACGCCCGGCACCGACAGCCCCTTCCGCAGCCGCAGCGTGGAAGAAAACCTCGCCCGCTTCCGCGCCATGCGTGACGGCCAGTTGCCCGACGGCGCCGCCATCCTGCGCGCCAAGATCGACATGGCGAGCCCCAACATCAACATGCGCGATCCGGCGCTGTACCGTATACGGCGCGCAACGCACCACAACACCGGCGATAAGTGGTGCATCTACCCGATGTACACCTTTGCGCACCCGATCGAAGACGCGCTGGAGCAGATCACCCACTCCATCTGCACGCTGGAGTTCGAAGACCAGCGCCCCTTCTACGACTGGCTGCTCGACCGCTTGGCCGAGGGCGGCCTCGTCGCCAGCCCGCATCCGCGCCAGTATGAATTTGCGCGCCTCAACGTCACCCACGTGCTCACCAGCAAGCGCAAGTTGCGCCAACTGGTCGAAGAAAAGCATGTCGACGGCTGGGACGACCCCCGCATGCCCACGCTGGCGGGCCTGCGCCGCCGCGGCTACACGCCCGAGGCGCTGCGGCTGTTCTGCGAACGCAGCGGCACCACCAAGTCCGGCGGCTGGATCGACTACGCGAGCCTGGAAGCCGCGCTGCGCGACACCCTGGACCCCATCGCGCCGCGCGCAATGGCCGTGCTCGACCCGGTGAAGCTGGTCATTACCAACTGGGGCGAACTCATGGGCGGCGACGAAGTACTCGACGACTGCTCGGCGCCTGTGCACCCGCACCACCCTGAAATGGGCAAGCGCGAGTTCAAGCTCGGCCGCGAGGTGTGGATCGAGCGCACCGACTACGAGGAAGTGCAGCCCAAGGGCTTCTTCCGCCTGTTCCCCGGAAACAAGGTGCGGCTCAAGTACGGCCACGTCATCGAGTGCACCGGCGGCACCAAGGACGCGAGCGGCAAGCTCGTCGAAGTGCAGGCCACGCTGGTGCCCGACACCAAGAGCGGCACGCCCGGCGCCGACGCCATCAAGGTGAAGGGCAACATCACCTGGGTGGCCGCTGCCGATGCGGTGCAGGCCGAGGTGCGCTTGTATGAGCGGCTGTTTGCGGCGGCCAACCCGGGCAGCGGCGAGCTGATGGACGAGCTGAACAAGGCCAGCCTCGAAGCTTGCACGGCCTATGTGGAACCGTCACTCGCAAAGGCCGAGCCCGGCGTCGGCATCCAGTTCGAGCGGCATGGGTACTTCGTG from Variovorax paradoxus includes these protein-coding regions:
- a CDS encoding DUF6622 family protein, which codes for MLLQIILHTPKWVFAVFALLLWLGCRQLLTGRVSLAKVTVMPIAMTGLSLAGVISAFGDSPGALLGWAVAAAALVLLVLQQPLPVTTRYDRAAREFHVAGSAVPLVLMMGIFFTKYAVGVSLAMHPELRQQASFAVAIPMLYGAFSGIFAGRAVRLWKLAIRTDAMAVQARAA
- a CDS encoding 2TM domain-containing protein — protein: MNTTQANPSTRDVEKLARRRAGAKMGWYIHAFVYVLVNLGLVAVSASRGHTWAVYPLMGWGLGLLIHGAVIWFIAPGGSFYDRLVERERQALRAGERG
- a CDS encoding LytR/AlgR family response regulator transcription factor — its product is MNPTALIAEDEPLLAHALKAELGAAWPELQVLATAGDGRSAVREALRLLPQVLFFDIRMPGLDGLGAAAELADRWPTDEAPMPQLVFVTAYDEYAARAFETQAIDYVLKPVQPERLRKTVLRLQQALASQHPHAKPAAADEALERTLAQWRQLLAAAGAGAASGLPSQAARAPLKMIAASEAGGNTVRMVPIDEVLYFEAADKYIRVLTATREYLIRTPLKQLLAQLDPEVFWQVHRAVVVRSAAIGAVHRDEAGKLHLDLKGRPEKIPVSRLYAHLFRAM
- a CDS encoding glutamine--tRNA ligase/YqeY domain fusion protein; this encodes MTSPTDKDSAKTAAAPSNFLRHVIENDLAQGAYSGRKWGGSPGDAAHHAQGMPDPAKVRMRFPPEPNGYLHIGHAKSIWLNFELAKEYGGVCHLRFDDTNPEKEEQEYVDSIRDAVKWLGYETYLADRPSAPGTLQPHEYFASEYFDFMYRAAEYLIGAGLAYVDEQSAEEIRANRGDFNTPGTDSPFRSRSVEENLARFRAMRDGQLPDGAAILRAKIDMASPNINMRDPALYRIRRATHHNTGDKWCIYPMYTFAHPIEDALEQITHSICTLEFEDQRPFYDWLLDRLAEGGLVASPHPRQYEFARLNVTHVLTSKRKLRQLVEEKHVDGWDDPRMPTLAGLRRRGYTPEALRLFCERSGTTKSGGWIDYASLEAALRDTLDPIAPRAMAVLDPVKLVITNWGELMGGDEVLDDCSAPVHPHHPEMGKREFKLGREVWIERTDYEEVQPKGFFRLFPGNKVRLKYGHVIECTGGTKDASGKLVEVQATLVPDTKSGTPGADAIKVKGNITWVAAADAVQAEVRLYERLFAAANPGSGELMDELNKASLEACTAYVEPSLAKAEPGVGIQFERHGYFVRDTKAGADGKPVFNRAAGMRDSWGK
- a CDS encoding efflux RND transporter periplasmic adaptor subunit, producing the protein MESPTSEPSSGDSPAVQPVHPASSPPPRPPSRRRLWLGSLIALLLLLLLGGGAWYLINRKASTAGGPGFGGATVTVGNALAREIELPVTIDALGTVTPLATITLRAQVGGVLTEVLFTEGQTVAKNQLLARIDPRPYEQALMQARGTRQRDEAQLEAARVTLARYRTLLTQDSIARQDVDTQAALVRQLEGTVTTDLAAEAAAKLNLDYTRITAPVAGRIGLRAVDAGNTVTANATTGIAVITQMNPIDVQFSVPQDRVPDIQAQLAKGEPLPVTAFDRTRAATLDTGSFSTLDNVVDTTTGTVKAKARFGNAQTTLFPSQFVNVQMLLRKVRAVVVPVTAVRTGPSGDYVYVINQDRTVSMRQVKRGEANVDVVAITSGLKAGENVVTEGGDRIKDGAVVQLQGERPAMGPRGGASGPRGAASGPRGERGEGGGERRRQRPPQ
- a CDS encoding sensor histidine kinase, whose product is MSVGALPRFRAENIRSMLRHGLITVAFCCFIAAALAITQHGDWGAQMVYSLSIGLISWLFIDVGRLLISGHREILWPTGPWGYLLVAGGVLVGFLGGNAIGDAWTHQPLLNFSSFEERRLATTIIITLTATICMCFFFYSLGRSKHMRSQIELAQRNATEARLKLLEAQLEPHMLFNTLANLRVLITADPPRAVAMLDRLNNYLRMTLSGSRALAHPLSAEFERLADYLELMSVRMGARLRYTLDLPEDLRDTPVPPLLLQPLVENSIRHGLEPKVEGGRIAVTARQDAGRLVIEVSDTGVGLDANQPAPSGGSGFGLEQVRERLATVYGDQGRMSLATAPAGGTCTTLSFPLPPLA